A window of Longispora fulva contains these coding sequences:
- a CDS encoding RelA/SpoT family protein, translated as MARSRRLSSDVTSPAEGSVAGSGAPVPPGPKDTSTVNGQKSALNAVVPADDQVPGEESSGVRPGLGNVPTGRRVRARLARFNAPWQSTQVREVLEPLVATHRASHAKADVRLLQQAYDVAASYHTGQYRKSGDPYITHPLAVATILADLGMDTTTLVAALLHDTIEDTPYSLEEMRRDFGGEVALLVDGVTKLDKVKLGDAAKAETIRKMVVAMAKDPRVLVIKLADRLHNMRTLTFLPQAKQEQKARETLEILAPLAHRLGMNTIKWELEDLSFGTLYPKRFDEIRRLVQDHSGQRDALLAQVTDRVNTDLHTSKIKASVTGRPKHLYSIYQKMIVRGRDFNDIYDLVGVRILVDTVRDCYAALGVVHANWQPVPGRFKDYIAMPKFNMYQSLHTTVIGPNGKPVEMQIRTYAMHRTAEYGIAAHWKYKETKGATIVGPPAHIDEMAWLRQLLDWQREAADPSEFLDALRYDLSSQEVYVFTPKGDVIALPKGSTPVDFAYAVHTQVGHKCIGARVNGKLVPLESSLNNGDVIEIFTSKSETAGPTQDWLGFVKSPRARTKIRQYFNKERREEAIEDGKEQITKAMRKQGLPLQRMLTLDSLTTIARDLHLQDVSSLYAAVGEHQVSAQSVVQKLVAGYGGEEGLVEDVAETALPTRVSSRSRGQYDPGVVVHGVSDVWIKLARCCTPVPGDQIMGFVTRSGGVSVHRQDCVNSDDLRSQPERLVEVTWKPSAGSTFLVAIQVEALDRHKLLADVTRVLSEEKVNILSATVTTTRDRVAVSRFTFEMADPKHLGHLLRAVRGVDGVYDAYRVTSGA; from the coding sequence ATGGCGAGGAGCAGGCGGTTGTCGAGCGACGTCACATCCCCAGCGGAGGGTTCAGTGGCGGGTTCCGGCGCGCCGGTTCCGCCGGGCCCCAAGGACACCTCCACCGTTAACGGTCAGAAGTCCGCGCTGAACGCCGTCGTGCCGGCGGATGACCAGGTCCCGGGCGAGGAGTCCAGCGGCGTCCGCCCCGGGCTGGGCAACGTGCCGACCGGCCGGCGGGTCCGGGCCCGGCTGGCCCGGTTCAACGCGCCGTGGCAGAGCACCCAGGTCCGCGAGGTCCTCGAGCCGCTGGTCGCCACGCACCGCGCCAGTCACGCCAAGGCCGACGTCCGCCTCCTCCAGCAGGCGTACGACGTGGCGGCGAGCTACCACACCGGGCAGTACCGCAAGTCCGGCGACCCGTACATCACCCACCCGCTGGCCGTGGCGACGATCCTCGCCGACCTCGGGATGGACACCACCACCCTGGTGGCGGCGCTGCTGCACGACACGATCGAGGACACCCCGTACTCCCTGGAGGAGATGCGCCGCGACTTCGGCGGCGAGGTGGCGCTGCTGGTCGACGGCGTGACGAAGCTCGACAAGGTCAAGCTGGGCGACGCGGCCAAGGCGGAGACGATCCGCAAGATGGTCGTCGCGATGGCCAAGGACCCCCGGGTGCTGGTGATCAAGCTGGCCGACCGGCTGCACAACATGCGTACCCTGACGTTCCTGCCGCAGGCCAAGCAGGAGCAGAAGGCGCGCGAGACGCTGGAGATCCTGGCCCCGCTGGCCCACCGGCTGGGCATGAACACGATCAAGTGGGAGCTGGAGGATCTGTCCTTCGGCACGCTGTACCCGAAGCGGTTCGACGAGATCCGCCGGCTGGTGCAGGACCACTCCGGCCAGCGTGACGCCCTGCTGGCCCAGGTCACCGACCGGGTCAACACCGACCTGCACACCTCGAAGATCAAGGCGAGCGTCACCGGCCGCCCCAAGCACCTGTACTCGATCTACCAGAAGATGATCGTCCGGGGCCGCGACTTCAACGACATCTACGACCTGGTCGGGGTGCGGATCCTGGTGGACACCGTGCGCGACTGCTACGCCGCGCTCGGCGTGGTCCACGCGAACTGGCAGCCCGTCCCGGGCCGGTTCAAGGACTACATCGCGATGCCCAAGTTCAACATGTACCAGTCGCTGCACACGACCGTGATCGGCCCGAACGGCAAGCCGGTCGAGATGCAGATCCGCACGTACGCGATGCACCGCACGGCGGAGTACGGCATCGCGGCGCACTGGAAGTACAAGGAGACCAAGGGCGCCACGATCGTCGGTCCGCCCGCGCACATCGACGAGATGGCGTGGCTGCGCCAGCTGCTGGACTGGCAGCGCGAGGCCGCCGACCCGAGCGAGTTCCTCGACGCGCTGCGCTATGACCTGTCCAGTCAGGAGGTGTACGTCTTCACCCCGAAGGGCGACGTCATCGCCCTGCCGAAGGGGTCCACGCCGGTCGACTTCGCCTACGCCGTGCATACCCAGGTCGGGCACAAGTGCATCGGCGCGCGGGTCAACGGCAAGCTCGTACCCCTCGAATCGTCGTTGAACAACGGCGACGTGATCGAGATCTTCACGTCGAAGTCGGAGACCGCCGGCCCGACCCAGGACTGGCTCGGCTTCGTCAAGAGCCCCCGGGCGCGCACCAAGATCCGGCAGTACTTCAACAAGGAGCGCCGCGAGGAGGCGATCGAGGACGGCAAGGAGCAGATCACGAAGGCCATGCGCAAGCAGGGCCTGCCGCTGCAACGGATGCTCACCCTCGACTCGCTGACCACGATCGCCCGCGACCTGCACCTGCAGGACGTGTCCTCGCTGTACGCGGCGGTCGGCGAGCACCAGGTGTCCGCCCAGTCCGTCGTCCAGAAGCTCGTCGCCGGCTACGGGGGCGAGGAGGGCCTGGTCGAGGACGTCGCCGAGACCGCCCTGCCGACCAGGGTGTCCTCGCGGTCCCGGGGCCAGTACGACCCGGGTGTCGTCGTGCACGGTGTCTCCGATGTCTGGATCAAGCTCGCCCGGTGCTGCACCCCGGTGCCCGGCGACCAGATCATGGGCTTCGTGACCCGCTCCGGCGGGGTCAGCGTGCACCGCCAGGACTGCGTGAACTCCGACGACCTGCGCAGCCAGCCCGAACGGCTCGTCGAGGTGACGTGGAAGCCGAGCGCCGGGTCGACGTTCCTCGTCGCGATCCAGGTCGAGGCCCTCGACCGCCACAAGCTCCTCGCCGACGTGACTCGGGTGCTGTCCGAGGAGAAGGTCAACATCCTGTCGGCGACGGTGACCACGACGCGGGACAGGGTGGCCGTCAGCCGGTTCACGTTCGAGATGGCCGACCCGAAGCACCTGGGGCACCTGCTGAGGGCCGTACGTGGCGTTGACGGGGTCTACGACGCCTACAGAGTCACCTCCGGGGCTTAG
- a CDS encoding peptidylprolyl isomerase — MSSQRERAQRDAARAKLQQGMTVKAEAAAKRRKLQAAIGSAIALVLVVGIGIWVGIAVFSGGKKDSTAKPGATPSAGACNWLPEDKGGNPSLKDVGTPPAGEPHTGTRTMDITSNLGDVSFELDVAHAPCASASFAYLAERKFFDNTKCHRLTTAGISVLQCGDPSASGMGGPMYKFAEENLPTGKKPAYPAGTLAMAKTQAPNTTGSQFFIVYADTDLGADYTIVGKVTKGLDIVKAVAAKGAKDKTGADATDGEPKQPFEIKTLTVGPVTAAPSASTSAGTSPTPAP; from the coding sequence GTGAGTTCTCAGCGGGAGCGCGCGCAGCGGGACGCCGCGCGCGCCAAACTCCAGCAGGGCATGACCGTCAAGGCCGAGGCCGCGGCGAAGCGCCGCAAGCTGCAGGCCGCGATCGGTTCCGCGATCGCCCTCGTCCTGGTCGTCGGCATCGGCATCTGGGTGGGCATCGCGGTGTTCAGCGGTGGCAAGAAGGACAGCACGGCCAAGCCGGGGGCGACCCCGTCGGCGGGCGCGTGCAACTGGCTGCCGGAGGACAAGGGCGGCAACCCGAGCCTCAAGGACGTCGGCACGCCGCCTGCCGGCGAGCCGCACACCGGCACCCGGACGATGGACATCACCTCGAACCTCGGTGACGTGTCCTTCGAGCTCGACGTCGCGCACGCGCCGTGCGCGTCGGCCAGCTTCGCGTACCTGGCGGAGCGGAAGTTCTTCGACAACACGAAGTGCCACCGCCTGACCACGGCCGGCATCTCCGTGCTGCAGTGCGGCGACCCGTCGGCGTCCGGCATGGGCGGCCCGATGTACAAGTTCGCCGAGGAGAACCTGCCGACCGGCAAGAAGCCCGCCTACCCGGCTGGCACCCTGGCGATGGCGAAGACCCAGGCCCCCAACACCACGGGCAGCCAGTTCTTCATCGTGTACGCCGACACCGACCTCGGTGCCGACTACACCATCGTCGGCAAGGTCACCAAGGGTCTCGACATCGTGAAGGCCGTGGCGGCCAAGGGCGCCAAGGACAAGACGGGCGCGGACGCCACGGACGGCGAGCCCAAGCAGCCGTTCGAGATCAAGACGCTCACGGTCGGCCCGGTCACCGCCGCGCCGTCGGCGTCGACGAGCGCGGGCACCAGCCCCACCCCGGCGCCGTAA
- a CDS encoding peptidylprolyl isomerase — translation MASSRDRQRQLARAKLDRQTARRTARARRQRQIRAGVAGGIALLVIVVGALWMGGVFDKKPTPPAAIGDCTWQPNKAPGVKDVGTPATTGMAKSGVAPMEITTNLGAISAELDVAKSPCAAESFRFLASKKYFDNGPCHRLSTENLFVLQCGSHNAEGTGEPGYTYASENLPQVPAPDPTASPSATPTEPKVTYAAGTIALVTKGANTNSGQFMIFYKDTPASPAYSVVGKVTKGLDLITKAAEAGAVDASGAKVKDGKPKNDIIIQSLTVAKPTESAT, via the coding sequence GTGGCTTCCAGCAGAGACCGGCAGCGCCAGCTGGCCCGGGCGAAGCTCGATCGACAGACCGCCCGGCGGACCGCTCGCGCCCGGCGACAGCGGCAGATCCGCGCCGGTGTGGCCGGCGGGATCGCGCTGCTCGTCATCGTCGTCGGCGCGTTGTGGATGGGCGGGGTCTTCGACAAGAAGCCCACGCCGCCCGCCGCGATCGGCGACTGCACCTGGCAGCCCAACAAGGCTCCCGGCGTGAAGGACGTCGGCACGCCGGCCACCACCGGGATGGCCAAGTCCGGCGTCGCCCCGATGGAGATCACGACGAACCTCGGCGCGATCTCGGCCGAGCTCGACGTGGCGAAGTCGCCGTGCGCGGCGGAGAGCTTCCGCTTCCTCGCCAGCAAGAAGTACTTCGACAACGGCCCGTGCCACCGGTTGTCCACGGAGAACCTGTTCGTCCTGCAGTGCGGCAGTCACAACGCCGAGGGCACGGGCGAGCCCGGGTACACCTACGCCAGCGAGAACCTGCCGCAGGTGCCGGCGCCGGACCCGACCGCCAGCCCGTCGGCGACGCCGACCGAGCCGAAGGTCACCTACGCCGCGGGTACGATCGCCCTGGTCACCAAGGGTGCGAACACCAACAGCGGCCAGTTCATGATCTTCTACAAGGACACGCCGGCGAGCCCCGCGTACAGCGTGGTCGGCAAGGTCACCAAGGGTCTCGACCTCATCACGAAGGCCGCCGAGGCGGGCGCCGTGGACGCCAGCGGTGCCAAGGTGAAGGACGGCAAGCCCAAGAACGACATCATCATCCAGTCCCTGACCGTCGCTAAGCCGACCGAATCGGCCACCTGA
- a CDS encoding MBL fold metallo-hydrolase: protein MFIVGFPAAALGTNCYVAAGDGPGGACVVVDPGVGVLADLDALLAEHRLTPVAVLLTHGHFDHVWSAAALCAARDIPAYVHAGDLGLLADPTMGLPISLDQLVGPGRDYTGLVEPRLVADGDVLELAGAEFTVDHVPGHTGGSVLYRTLGAEPVCFTGDVLFEGTIGRTDLPGGDTATMMASLRERLLTLDDATVCLPGHGARTTIGRERVANPYLTGLAAPETRRTGF from the coding sequence TTGTTTATTGTCGGGTTTCCCGCCGCCGCCCTCGGTACGAATTGTTACGTCGCAGCGGGCGACGGGCCGGGCGGCGCGTGCGTGGTGGTCGACCCGGGCGTCGGCGTGCTGGCCGATCTCGACGCGCTCCTCGCCGAGCACCGGCTCACCCCGGTCGCGGTCCTGCTGACCCACGGCCACTTCGACCACGTCTGGTCGGCGGCCGCGCTGTGCGCGGCCCGCGACATCCCGGCGTACGTGCACGCCGGCGACCTCGGGCTCCTCGCCGACCCGACCATGGGTCTCCCGATCAGCCTCGACCAGCTGGTGGGGCCGGGGCGGGACTACACCGGCCTGGTGGAGCCGCGTCTCGTGGCCGACGGCGACGTGCTGGAGCTGGCCGGGGCCGAGTTCACCGTCGACCACGTGCCCGGCCATACCGGCGGGTCGGTGCTGTACCGGACCCTCGGGGCCGAGCCCGTCTGCTTCACGGGCGACGTCCTGTTCGAGGGCACGATCGGCCGCACCGACCTCCCCGGCGGGGACACCGCGACGATGATGGCCAGCCTGCGCGAGCGGCTGCTGACCCTCGACGACGCGACGGTGTGCCTCCCGGGGCACGGCGCCCGGACCACGATCGGGCGCGAGCGGGTGGCGAACCCGTACCTGACCGGCCTGGCCGCGCCGGAGACCCGGCGGACCGGCTTCTAG
- the hisS gene encoding histidine--tRNA ligase: MTRPTPLSGFPEWLPGQRIIEQTVLDRIRGTFELHGFAPIETRAVEPMDQLLRKGETSKEVYVLRRLQAEGADSSDSGLGLHFDLTVPFARYVLENSGKLAFPFRRYQIQKCWRGERPQEGRYREFYQADIDIIDRETLPNHYEAELPVVVADALASLPVRFTMHVNNRKLSEGFYRGLGLSDPMAALRVIDKLDKVGPDKVAVMLAEQAGASEAQAAACLKLADISTPDSSFVDAVRALGVTDPLLDEGLEELAAVLDTAAEHAPGLLVADMRIARGLDYYTGTVYETFIEGREKFGSVCSGGRYDTLAQSGNDTFPGVGLSIGVSRILGVLFGSGALTVSRPTPTCVLVALPAEEDRPACNRIAAALRGRGIAVEVAPAAAKFGKQIKFAEKRGIPFVWFPGDEQQVKDIRSGEQAVADPATWTPPVADLRPTVA; this comes from the coding sequence ATGACCCGTCCGACTCCGCTCAGCGGCTTCCCCGAGTGGCTGCCCGGCCAGCGCATCATCGAGCAGACGGTCCTCGACCGGATCCGGGGCACCTTCGAGCTGCACGGCTTCGCGCCGATCGAGACCCGCGCCGTCGAGCCGATGGACCAGCTGCTCCGCAAGGGCGAGACCTCCAAGGAGGTGTACGTGCTCCGCCGGCTGCAGGCCGAGGGCGCCGACTCCTCCGACTCCGGCCTCGGCCTGCACTTCGACCTGACCGTGCCGTTCGCCCGCTACGTGTTGGAGAACTCCGGCAAGCTGGCGTTCCCGTTCCGCCGGTACCAGATCCAGAAGTGCTGGCGGGGCGAGCGCCCCCAGGAGGGCCGCTACCGCGAGTTCTACCAGGCCGACATCGACATCATCGACCGCGAGACCCTGCCGAACCACTACGAGGCCGAGTTGCCCGTCGTGGTGGCCGACGCCCTGGCGAGCCTGCCGGTCCGGTTCACGATGCACGTGAACAACCGCAAACTGTCCGAGGGCTTCTACCGGGGCCTGGGCCTGTCCGATCCGATGGCGGCGCTTCGGGTGATCGACAAGCTGGACAAGGTCGGCCCGGACAAGGTGGCCGTGATGCTCGCCGAGCAGGCCGGCGCGTCGGAGGCCCAGGCGGCCGCGTGCCTCAAGCTCGCCGACATCTCCACGCCCGACAGTTCCTTCGTGGACGCCGTCCGCGCGCTCGGCGTCACCGACCCGCTGCTCGACGAGGGCCTCGAGGAGCTGGCCGCCGTGCTGGACACCGCAGCCGAGCACGCGCCCGGCCTGCTGGTCGCGGACATGCGGATCGCCCGGGGCCTGGACTACTACACCGGCACCGTGTACGAGACGTTCATCGAGGGCCGGGAGAAGTTCGGCTCGGTCTGCTCCGGCGGCCGGTACGACACCCTGGCCCAGTCCGGCAACGACACCTTCCCGGGCGTGGGCCTGTCGATCGGGGTGAGCCGGATCCTCGGCGTCCTGTTCGGCTCCGGCGCGCTGACCGTGAGCCGGCCGACCCCGACCTGTGTCCTGGTCGCGCTGCCCGCCGAGGAGGACCGGCCGGCGTGCAACCGGATCGCGGCGGCCCTGCGCGGGCGGGGGATCGCGGTGGAGGTCGCCCCGGCGGCGGCGAAGTTCGGCAAGCAGATCAAGTTCGCGGAGAAGCGCGGGATCCCGTTCGTGTGGTTCCCCGGGGACGAGCAGCAGGTGAAGGACATCCGCAGCGGCGAGCAGGCCGTGGCGGACCCGGCGACGTGGACGCCTCCGGTGGCGGATCTGCGGCCGACCGTCGCGTGA
- the aspS gene encoding aspartate--tRNA ligase, producing MIRTHEAGALRSTHVGERVTLAGWVARRRDHGGVIFIDLRDASGFVQAVFRGEDDAAHGLRNEYCVKVTGTVELRPAGNENPELPTGEIELNVTELVILSEAAPLPLPIDDHVEVGDEARLKYRYLDLRRSGPAKALRMRSDANRIARDLLNERKFVEIETPTLTRSTPEGARDFLVPVRVKPGSWYALPQSPQLFKQLLMVAGMERYYQIARCYRDEDSRADRQPEFTQLDIEMSFVTQEDIIELGESIAAALWRELVGYEMPRPLPQITWHDAMDRYGSDKPDLRYGVELVELTTYFQGTEFRVFQAPYTGAVVMPGGAAQTRKELDGWQDWAKSRGARGLAYVLFDAETGEARGPVAKNLSEAHLAGLADAAGAKPGDAVFFAAGERRASQELLGAARIEIARRSNLIDEAAWAFCWVVDAPMFEKNDDGSWTAVHHPFTSPNEEWEPKFEESPDGALAYAYDIVCNGNEIGGGSVRIHKGGVQRRVFDLLGITEEEAADKFGFLLEAFNYGPPPHAGIAFGWDRVCMLLAGSDTIRDVIAFPKSGGGYDPLTGAPTPITAQQRLEAGVDGPPKKA from the coding sequence GTGATCCGCACCCACGAGGCCGGGGCGCTGCGTTCCACGCACGTCGGCGAGCGCGTGACCCTGGCGGGCTGGGTCGCCCGGCGCCGCGACCACGGCGGCGTGATCTTCATCGACCTGCGCGACGCCTCCGGGTTCGTCCAGGCCGTGTTCCGCGGGGAGGACGACGCCGCCCACGGCCTGCGCAACGAGTACTGCGTGAAGGTCACCGGCACCGTCGAGCTGCGCCCCGCCGGCAACGAGAACCCCGAGCTGCCCACCGGCGAGATCGAGCTGAACGTCACCGAGCTTGTCATCCTGTCGGAGGCGGCCCCGCTGCCGTTGCCGATCGACGACCACGTCGAGGTGGGCGACGAGGCCCGGCTGAAGTACCGCTACCTGGACCTGCGCCGCTCCGGCCCGGCGAAGGCGCTGCGGATGCGCTCGGACGCCAACCGGATCGCCCGCGACCTGCTCAACGAGCGCAAGTTCGTGGAGATCGAGACCCCGACCCTGACCCGGTCCACCCCGGAGGGCGCGCGCGACTTCCTGGTGCCGGTGCGGGTCAAGCCGGGTTCCTGGTACGCGCTGCCGCAGTCCCCGCAGCTGTTCAAGCAGCTTCTGATGGTCGCCGGCATGGAGCGGTACTACCAGATCGCCCGCTGCTACCGCGACGAGGACTCCCGCGCGGACCGGCAGCCGGAGTTCACCCAGCTCGACATCGAGATGTCCTTCGTGACCCAGGAGGACATCATCGAGCTCGGCGAGTCGATCGCCGCCGCCCTGTGGCGCGAGCTGGTCGGCTACGAGATGCCCCGGCCGCTGCCGCAGATCACCTGGCACGACGCGATGGACCGGTACGGCTCCGACAAGCCCGACCTGCGCTACGGCGTGGAGCTGGTCGAGCTGACGACCTACTTCCAGGGCACAGAGTTCCGGGTGTTCCAGGCCCCCTACACCGGCGCGGTCGTCATGCCGGGCGGGGCGGCGCAGACCCGCAAGGAGCTCGACGGCTGGCAGGACTGGGCGAAGTCCCGGGGCGCACGCGGCCTGGCGTACGTGCTGTTCGACGCCGAGACCGGTGAGGCCCGGGGCCCGGTCGCCAAGAACCTGTCCGAGGCGCACCTGGCCGGCCTGGCCGACGCGGCCGGCGCGAAGCCGGGTGACGCGGTGTTCTTCGCCGCCGGCGAGCGCCGCGCGTCCCAGGAGCTGCTGGGCGCGGCCCGGATCGAGATCGCCAGGCGGTCGAACCTGATCGACGAGGCCGCGTGGGCGTTCTGCTGGGTGGTCGACGCCCCGATGTTCGAGAAGAACGACGACGGTTCCTGGACCGCCGTGCACCACCCCTTCACCTCGCCGAACGAGGAGTGGGAGCCGAAGTTCGAGGAGTCCCCGGACGGCGCCCTGGCCTACGCCTACGACATCGTCTGCAACGGCAACGAGATCGGCGGCGGCTCGGTCCGTATCCACAAGGGCGGTGTCCAGCGCCGGGTGTTCGACCTGCTGGGCATCACCGAGGAGGAGGCGGCGGACAAGTTCGGCTTCCTGCTGGAGGCGTTCAACTACGGCCCGCCGCCGCACGCGGGCATCGCGTTCGGCTGGGACCGGGTCTGCATGCTGCTCGCCGGCTCGGACACGATCCGCGACGTGATCGCGTTCCCGAAGTCCGGCGGCGGCTACGACCCGCTGACCGGCGCGCCGACCCCGATCACGGCCCAGCAGCGCCTCGAGGCGGGCGTGGACGGCCCCCCGAAGAAGGCATAA
- a CDS encoding SDR family oxidoreductase, whose product MDTLLITGASGFLGAEVARRAVAAGWRVVGTYQSRVPEIGGVTWHRLDVTDRVAVAALVEDADPSAVVHTAFARNSWSVNADGAANVALASVGRRLVHVSSDAVFAGRTAPYTEQDTPEPITSYGGSKAAAETAIHAVHPDAVIVRNSLILGDGDSAHEKIIRDLAEGRRDGVLFTEELRCPIHVADLASALLELAGNDHAGVLNVAGPDAVSRYELGVLFAARLGIDPDRLRGGPAPFACPGEIRLDTSLALDLLHTRLRGVRELAA is encoded by the coding sequence GTGGACACTCTTCTCATCACGGGCGCGTCCGGCTTCCTCGGCGCGGAGGTCGCCCGCCGGGCGGTCGCCGCCGGCTGGCGGGTCGTCGGCACCTACCAGTCCCGGGTCCCCGAGATCGGCGGCGTCACCTGGCACCGCCTCGACGTCACCGACCGGGTCGCCGTCGCAGCCCTGGTCGAGGACGCGGACCCATCCGCCGTCGTGCACACCGCCTTCGCCCGGAACTCCTGGTCGGTCAACGCCGACGGCGCGGCGAACGTGGCCTTGGCGTCGGTGGGCCGCCGGCTGGTGCACGTGTCCAGCGACGCGGTGTTCGCCGGTCGCACGGCGCCCTACACCGAGCAGGACACCCCGGAGCCGATCACGTCCTACGGCGGGTCGAAGGCCGCGGCGGAGACCGCGATCCACGCCGTACACCCGGACGCGGTGATCGTGCGCAACTCCCTGATCCTCGGCGACGGCGACAGCGCCCACGAGAAGATCATCCGGGATCTGGCGGAGGGCCGCCGCGACGGCGTGCTGTTCACGGAGGAGCTGCGCTGCCCGATCCACGTCGCCGACCTCGCCTCGGCCCTGCTGGAACTCGCCGGCAACGACCACGCCGGCGTCCTCAACGTCGCCGGCCCCGACGCCGTCAGCCGCTACGAGCTGGGCGTCCTGTTCGCCGCGCGGCTCGGGATCGACCCGGACAGACTGCGAGGCGGACCCGCCCCCTTCGCGTGCCCGGGGGAGATCCGCCTCGATACCAGCCTTGCCCTGGACCTGCTGCACACCAGGCTCAGGGGCGTACGCGAACTCGCGGCCTGA
- the cspE gene encoding transcription antiterminator/RNA stability regulator CspE — protein MAEGTVKWFNAEKGFGFITPDDGGQDLFVHFSAIASQGYRSLDENQRVEFDVGQGQKGPQAENVKAI, from the coding sequence ATGGCCGAAGGAACAGTGAAGTGGTTCAACGCCGAAAAGGGTTTCGGCTTCATCACTCCGGACGACGGCGGGCAGGATCTCTTCGTGCACTTCTCCGCTATCGCGAGCCAGGGCTATCGCAGCCTGGATGAGAACCAGCGGGTCGAGTTCGATGTGGGTCAGGGCCAGAAGGGCCCGCAGGCGGAAAACGTCAAAGCGATCTGA
- a CDS encoding GNAT family N-acetyltransferase produces MEPVILTDRAALRALDDSPYLRLVLLEEAPVTGYAHGGALLVLSRRPDGEPRGHGLGDPGACAALLAFAREEGLLAAGHWFNGPRGVAAGFEGRVHEWDFLWTESAPPEAPDAPEVLRLDGPTSAAEIDAVLDLALPESSIRPTDGKARGWFGIRVAGALAAVAADESSPGFGVVSGIAVHPAHQGRGLGAALTAAVTRTLLAEHGITGLGVYSDNARAAALYSRLGYRGTIARTAGRLASSDSRVRGAIPG; encoded by the coding sequence GTGGAACCCGTCATCCTCACCGACCGCGCGGCGTTGCGCGCGCTCGACGACAGCCCCTACCTGCGCCTGGTGCTCCTCGAGGAGGCACCCGTCACGGGGTACGCGCACGGCGGCGCCCTGCTCGTCCTCAGCCGACGGCCCGACGGCGAGCCCCGCGGCCACGGGCTGGGCGACCCGGGGGCCTGCGCCGCGCTGCTGGCGTTCGCCCGCGAAGAGGGGCTGCTGGCCGCCGGGCACTGGTTCAACGGGCCCCGGGGCGTGGCCGCCGGGTTCGAGGGACGGGTGCACGAGTGGGACTTCCTGTGGACGGAGTCCGCCCCGCCGGAGGCGCCCGACGCGCCCGAGGTGCTTCGGCTCGACGGCCCGACGTCCGCGGCGGAGATCGACGCCGTCCTGGACCTGGCGCTGCCGGAGAGTTCGATCCGGCCGACCGACGGGAAGGCCCGGGGATGGTTCGGGATCCGGGTCGCCGGCGCTCTCGCCGCGGTCGCCGCCGACGAGAGCTCCCCCGGGTTCGGGGTCGTCTCCGGGATCGCCGTGCACCCCGCCCACCAGGGCCGCGGCCTCGGCGCGGCGCTGACGGCCGCGGTGACCCGGACCCTGCTCGCCGAGCACGGCATCACCGGCCTGGGGGTGTATTCGGACAACGCCCGCGCCGCGGCCCTGTACAGCCGACTGGGCTACCGGGGGACCATCGCGCGGACCGCCGGCAGGTTGGCATCGTCCGATTCGCGTGTTCGCGGGGCGATACCGGGCTAG